From Skermanella sp. TT6, a single genomic window includes:
- a CDS encoding DUF5872 domain-containing protein — protein MASTAKRTDPELWEKVKQEVTAGEKGGHAGQWSARKAQFAVQEYKRRGGGYEGGKKKDNSLRQWTEEDWGTRSGGKSTETGERYLPKEARDALSQEEYRRTTAKKRTDTREGRQYSGQPPDVAGKTAKHRGTGDAK, from the coding sequence ATGGCGAGCACTGCGAAACGGACCGACCCCGAGCTTTGGGAAAAGGTGAAGCAGGAGGTGACCGCCGGGGAGAAAGGCGGGCACGCCGGCCAGTGGTCGGCCCGCAAGGCCCAGTTCGCCGTTCAGGAGTACAAGCGCCGCGGCGGCGGCTACGAGGGCGGCAAGAAGAAGGACAACAGCCTTCGCCAGTGGACCGAGGAGGACTGGGGAACGCGGTCGGGCGGCAAGAGCACCGAGACGGGGGAGCGCTACCTCCCGAAGGAGGCGCGCGACGCCTTGAGCCAGGAAGAGTACCGGCGCACCACCGCGAAGAAGCGCACAGACACGCGCGAGGGCAGGCAGTATTCCGGACAGCCGCCCGACGTCGCCGGGAAGACGGCGAAGCATCGCGGCACAGGCGATGCGAAGTAG
- the phhA gene encoding phenylalanine 4-monooxygenase, with the protein MESTKHGAAAGDAKPPVSGNWTIDQEWESYSAEEHAVWKTLYERQSKLLPGRACDEFVQGMRDLAMDGDRIPDFRRLSEVLEKRTGWSVVAVPGLVPDEVFFDHLANRRFPAGQFIRRPDQLDYLEEPDVFHDVFGHVPMLVHPVFADYMEAYGKGGLRARSLGVLAHLARVYWYTVEFGLIGSGDGLRIYGSGIASSYTETIFALEDPSPNRIRFDLERVMRTLYRIDDFQETYFVIESFDELLALAEIDFGPIYRRVAALPELEPGTIDPGDGLLHRGTGIYHAGRRRVA; encoded by the coding sequence ATGGAGTCGACGAAGCACGGGGCGGCGGCCGGTGATGCCAAGCCCCCGGTCAGCGGGAACTGGACCATCGACCAGGAATGGGAGTCGTACAGCGCCGAGGAGCACGCCGTCTGGAAGACCCTGTATGAACGCCAGAGCAAGCTGCTGCCCGGCAGGGCCTGCGACGAGTTCGTCCAGGGCATGCGCGACCTCGCGATGGATGGAGACCGCATTCCCGACTTCCGCCGCCTGAGCGAGGTGCTGGAGAAGCGGACCGGCTGGAGCGTCGTGGCGGTTCCGGGGCTGGTCCCCGACGAGGTCTTCTTCGACCATCTGGCAAACCGGCGTTTCCCGGCCGGGCAGTTCATCCGCAGGCCCGACCAGCTCGACTATCTGGAGGAACCCGACGTCTTCCACGACGTCTTCGGCCATGTGCCGATGCTGGTCCATCCGGTTTTCGCCGACTACATGGAAGCCTACGGCAAGGGCGGCCTGCGGGCTCGGAGCCTGGGCGTTCTCGCCCATCTGGCACGGGTCTACTGGTACACCGTGGAGTTCGGCCTGATCGGGAGCGGGGACGGGCTCCGGATCTACGGCTCGGGGATCGCCTCGTCCTACACCGAAACCATCTTCGCGCTAGAAGATCCCTCGCCCAACCGCATCCGATTCGACCTGGAGCGAGTCATGCGGACGCTTTACCGGATCGACGATTTCCAGGAAACCTACTTCGTAATCGAAAGCTTCGACGAACTGCTGGCCCTGGCCGAGATCGATTTCGGGCCGATCTACCGGCGGGTGGCGGCATTGCCGGAACTGGAGCCTGGAACGATCGATCCGGGCGACGGACTCCTGCACAGGGGGACCGGCATCTACCACGCGGGCCGGCGGCGGGTGGCTTGA